GGCGCAGCGGCGCGAAGCCGGTAAGGCCCGCCGGGGCCGCACCGCGCGAGCGGCGCGTGAAGAAGGCGTGGCGCGCCGGCGCCGAACGGTGCGAGGGCCGCGTCACAAAGACTAGGGAAGCGCCGCCAAGGCCGTCGCAGACCAGAGGCTGCAGCCGAAGCGCGTCGCGCGGCGGTCGCAGGTGACGCGGACGAAGCGGGTGTCGGGGGCGTCCAGGCGGACGGTGTCCACGCCGCCGCGGGAGCTGACCGTGGCCGCCGGGCGCCAGGTCGCGCCGTCGCGGGAGGTCTCCACCCGGTACTCCGACGGGTAGGCCTCCTGCCAGTGCAGGGTCAGCAGGCCCACCCGGGCCGGGGCGGCCAGTTCCGCCTGCCACCACGCCCCGTCCACCGCCGGGGACGACCACCGGGTCGCGGCGGAGCCGTCCACCGCCGCCGACGCCGGGAACTGCGGGGCCTCGTCCCCCGAGGAGGTGGCCCGGGCCGTGCGCAGCAGGTCCGGACCGCCGGTGCGGGGTACCGCCCGGACAGTGAGGGTGCGCACCTCCCCGTCGAAGGCCAGCGGGACCTCGTACACCCCGGCCGGGGTGCCCGCCGCGACGGTGACCTCCACCGGGACGGTGACGGTCGCGCCCCGGGGTACCGCCACGTCCTGCGGGATCCTGACCGCGATCCCGGCGGGCGGGGCCGCCGTGAGCGGGCCGCGCACCTCGCCGGGGCGAAGGGCGGACAGCTGCGCCGACACCTTCCCGGGGGCGCCGCCGATCTCCGCGTCGGCCCGGCCCCCCTCGGCCAGCTCGAAGCGGGCCCGCGGCCCGTCGGCGAACCACGGGACCACCTGGTGCACCACCGGGTCCGGGCCCGCCCACGACAGCCGGACCGCGTCCGCCCGTACGCCCGCCCCGTCGGCCTGGGTCCAGCCGGACGCCGCCGCCTCGCCGAGCCTGCGCCAGCCCTCGCCGGGTACGTGCGCCTCCACCACCGCGCCCCGGGCGCCCGGGGCCAGCGGGTCGGTCATGACCGTGACCGCGGCGAGCGGCCGCGCGGAGTCCAGCCGGACGGTCCAGGAGCCGGGCTCGTGCCGTACGGTCCCGTCCTTGCGGGCCGCGCCCGTCCAGGCGTCCGACTCCGCCGCCGCCTTCGCCAGGAAGGGGTCCAGCACGGAGGTGTCCACCCGCACCCCGCCCGGTTCCGCCAGCGCGCGCCGCGCCGCCGCCAGGTCCCGCGAGGCCTGCCAGGCGGCCGCCCCGTCACCCCGGGCCTCGGCGCGCAGCAGGTCGACCGCCAGTTCGCCCGCGGCCCCGTAGCGCGCGAGCCGCTCCAGCCAGGGGCCCGCCTCCGCCGCGACGGGGGCGTCCAGCCGGTCCGGGGCCTCCCGGAGCACGGTGAAGGCAGCGCGGAGCCGGTCCCCGGCGGCCTTGTCCCCGCCGGCCCGGGCCCGCCAGAACTCCTCCACCAGCGGCTTCAGATAGGCCGACTCCTCCAGTTTGAGGCCCGAGGAGGCGGTGTTCCCGGCGAGGGCCGCCAGCGCCGCCCGGGTCCGCGGGTCGGGGCCCGACAGTTCGCGCACCGCCGCGGCCCAGGACTCCCCGGGCCGGTAACCGCGCGGGTTCCAGGCGTAGTCCGCCGCCGTGAACAGCGGGATCCGCGACAGGGTGCCCTGCGCCATCGCGTTGGCCAGCACCCCCGCCGAACCGCCCGCCACCGCCGGATCGCGCCCGGCGTAGGGGCCGAGGAAGATCCGGCCCGGGTCCCAGTCGTTGACCGGGTAGTTGTCCATGGTGACCAGCGGATGCCCGAGCGCGGCCCGCGCCCCGGCCAGCTCCTTGCCGGTGATGGTGCGCGGCACCACGCCCACGCCCGTCCAGGCCACCTCCACGCGCGGGTCCAGCGCCCCGGCCAGGGCCGTCCGGTAGGCGGTGGCGCCCTCCTGGAAGTACTCGGTCGGCAGCAGCGACAGCGGGGCCGCCCCCGGGTGCCGCGCGGCCAGGTGCGCCGCCAGCTCGCCCGCGACCTCGGCGTGCGCCTTCGCGGCCGCCGCGGGGCCCGTCCCGTACCGCACCCGGTCGGCCCGGCAGCCCCACTCCGTGTAGCTGACGTCCTGGAACTGCACCTGGAACGCCCGGAAGCCCAGCTCCCACATGGCGTCGGCCTTGCGCAGCAGCGCCGCCCGGTCGTCCGCCGACGCCAGGCACATGGACTGCCCAGGGGACACCGCCCAGCCGAGGACCACCCGGTTGGCGCGGGCCCGCTCGGCCAGCGCCCGGAACTCCTCCTGCCGTTCGCGCGGGTACTCCTCGCGCCAGGCCGTCGTGCGGTACGGGTCGTCGCCGGGCGCCAGCAGCAGCCGGTTCTGCTTGGTGCGGCCCAGGAAGTCCAGCTGCGCCAGGCGCTGTTCCCTGGTCCAGGGCTGCCCGTAGAAACCCTCGGTGATCCCGCGCACGGGCGCGATGGGCCAGTCCCGCACCAGCATCCCGGGCACCTTTCCGTGCCCGGCGGCCAGCAGCTGACGCAGCGTCTGCGCGGCGTGGAACAGCCCGTCCTCGCCCTCCCCGGCCAGCGCGACGGTGTCCCGCCCGCCGGTGCGGCCCACCGCCAGCCGGTACCCGCCGTCCGGGAGGTCCCCGGCCGCGGCCGCGCCCAGCGCCCGCAGGGCCTCCTCGGCGTCCGGCCCCTGGAGGCGTACGACGAGGGCCCGCTCGGGCAGCGCCGCCCCCGGGGGCCGCTCGTGCAGGGTCCGTACGCCGGCCGCGCGCAGGGCAGTGCGTACGACCTCGACGGCGTACGGGTCCGCGCCGGCCGGGGCCACCAGCACGGCCTCCGCCGCCACCGGCACCTCGCGCCCCGGATCGGCGGTCGCCGACTGCGGCCGGGGCCACACGGCCGGGCCCTCGGAAGCGGCTCGCGGAACGTCGGAACCCGGGTCGAGGACGGGCCCGAGTCCCGCCGCGTACACGGGAGCGGAGCCGCTGTCGGGGCGCGGCGAGGACGGGGTCCCCGGCGCGGCGGTGATCCCCGGCGGAGCCGAGGCGACGGCCCCGCCGAGCAGCGTCCCGATGACGGCTACGGCCGCGGCCGTGGTCCGCTTCCTGCCCCTGAGCTGCACGGAGCCCCTCCCGTCCCGAGTCGTCCCCCGACCGTACGAACGAGCCCGAGCCCACCACCCGTGCGGCTTAAGTGTCAATGCGGGTGGGGTGATCTGACCTGGATCCGCCAGGAATGCGGTGCCCCTGACTGGGTATGGCTGCGGTGTTCGCCGCGGGTGTTGCATGGGCGGGTCCGACGAGAACCGCACAAGGGAGGCCCCTCATGAACGCCCGCACCGCGCCGCCCGGCACCCGCAGGAAACCCGCCCCGCTCGCCCACCTGCCCGCGCGGTCCGGCCCCGAGGACGCACCGCCGGCCGACGCGCACCCGCCGCTGACCAGTGAACCCCCGCTGGCCGGCTCCGCGTACACGCCCCTGACCAGCGAATCCCCGCTCGTGGCCGAGTCCCCCCTGACCAGCGAGCCGCTTTCCTAGCCCCGCTCCGCAGCCCCCCAGCCAAGGATGACGATGGACGACCTCGCCCGGCTCGCGGCCCTCTACGGCGTCGCCACCTCCTACCAGCCCGCCGAGGACGTCACCGTCCAGGTGCCGCAGGCCACGGTCCGGGCCGTGCTCGCCCTGGCCGGGGTGCCCGCCGGCACCCCGCAGGAGGTCCGGGAACGGGCCGACGCCGCCGAGCGGGAGCGGGCCGGGCGGCTGCTCCCGCCGACCCTGGTGCACTGGCGGGGGGAGCCCGGCCCGCCGGCCCTGGCCGCGCTGCCGGCCGGGACCCGGGTCCGGGTGACCCTGGAGGACGGGGCCGGGGAGGGCGGGTGGCACCCCGGGCTGCCCCTGGGGGTGCACCGCCTGACGGCCCAGACACCCGACGGGCGCACCGCCGGGGCCACCCTGATCGTGGCCCCGGACCGGGCCCCGGCGGCGCCCGACCGCGCCCACGGGCTGCTCGTCCAGCTCTACTCCCTGCTCTCGGAGCGCTCCTGGGGCATGGGCGACCTCGGCGACCTCGCGGAGCTGGCCCGCTGGGCGGCCCGTACCCACGGCGCCGATTTCATCCAGGTCAACCCGCTGCACGCGGCCCTCCCGGGCACCCCGACCGACCCGTCCCCCTACCGGCCGGCCTCGCGCCGCTTCCCGGACCCGGTCCACCTGCGCATCGAGGACCTGCCCGAGTACGCCGCCTGCCCGGACCAGGGCGCCCTCGCCGAACTGGCCGCCCGGGGCGGTGAGCTGCGCCGCGAGGTGCTGGAGAAGGGCGCGCTGATCGACCGGGACGCCGTGTGGGCCCTCAAGCGCGCCGCCCTGGAACTGCTGTACGCCGTCCCGCGCGGCCCCGAGCGGGAGGCCGCCTACCGGGCGTTCCGCGCGGCCCAGGGGGAGGGGCTCGAGGCGCACGCCGCCTGGTGCGCGGCCGCCGCCGGGGAGGATCCCGAGGAGCGCGCCGGCTTCCACGCCTGGCTGGTCTGGCTGACGGACACCCAGCTCACCGCCGCCCAGCGGGCCGCGCGGGAGGCCGGGATGACGGTCGGCATCGTGCACGACCTGGCCGTCGGGGTGCACCCGGACGGCTCGGACGCCCGTACGGGCTCCTTCCACGCCCGCAGCGCCTCCGTCGGCGCCCCGCCGGACGCCTTCAACGCGCGCGGCCAGGACTGGGGGCTGCCGCCCTGGCGGCCCGACGCCCTGGAGGGTTCCGCGTACGCCCCCTTCCGGGCCCTGCTGCGCGGGGTGTTCCGCTATGCGGGAGCGGTGCGCGTGGACCACGTCATGGGCCTGTTCCGGCTCTGGTGGATCCCGGAGGGGGCCGCGCCCGCGCAGGGCACGTACGTCGCCTACGACGGCGAGGCGATGCTGGCCGTCCTGGTCCTGGAGGCGCACCGGGCGGGGGCCCTGGTGGTCGGCGAGGACCTCGGGACGGTGGAGCCGCGGGTGCGGCGCGCACTGGCCCGGCGCGGGATCCTCGGCACCTCCGTGCTGTGGTTCGAGCGGGACTGGTCGGGCGACGGGCAGCCGCTGCCCGCGGCGGCCTGGCGGTCGGAGTGCCTGGCCACCGCCACCACCCACGATCTGCCGCCCTCCGCCGCGAAGCTGGCCGGGTCCCACGTCGAACTGCGCGACCGGCTCGGCCTGCTGACCCGCCCTCTGGACGCGGAGGCGGCCGAGGACGCCGCCGACACCGCGCAGTGGCTGCGGGTGCTGGACGGGCTGGGGCTGGAGACCAAGGGCGAGGAGGCCGCCGTACGGGCCCTGTACGCCTTCCTGCTGCGCACGCCCGCCCGGCTGGTCGGCGTATGGCTGCCCGACGCGGTGGGGGACCGGCGGCCGCAGAACCTGCCGGGCACCTGGGACCAGTACCCCAACTGGCGGCTGCCGGTCGCCGACGCGGCGGGCCGGCCGCTGACCCTGGAGGCGCTGACGTCCTCGCCGCGGGCGAACGCCCTGCTGAGCGCGGTGCGGGAGGGCGCGCAGACCCGTACGGCACCCCCGGGCGCGCGCCCCGTTTAGGTGTTCGCTACTTTTGCACCGTGGACAAGAAGAACGCTCTGCGCGCCGGCGCCGTCACGGCCGGAACGACGCTGATGATGCTGCTGATGACGTCTCCCGCCCTCGCGCTGACCCGCGACGACGGCGACGACCCGGGCCCGGGCCTGAGCGTTGCCGAGACGCTCGGCCTGTACGTGGCCGCGCCGATCGTGCTGTTCCTGGTCATCGCGGGTCTCGTGATGGTCGGCGACAAGACGCGCAAGAACCAGGCCTGACCCGACCGGGCGGTCCCCTCTTCAAGACTTCCGGGCGCCGGAGGTCCGCGCAGCCGGTGTGAACCGGCTGTGTCGCGACCTCCGGCGCCTTGTCGTGTCCGGCGCCGCTTTTCCGCTCAGGGAAGGTCCGCGAGGAGCTTGCGCAGCAGCTCCGCGAGGGTTTCGACCTCGTCGGGGTCGAATCCCTCCAGGGCGGTGCGGTGTACGTCCAGCCCGGCGCCGACCGCCTCGTCGGCGAGGGCGAGCCCCCGGTCGGTGAGGGTCACCTGGAGCCCGCGCCGGTCGTGCGGATCGGGGCTGCGGGCGAGCAGCCCGGCCCTCTCCAGTTTGTCCAGGCGCCCGGTCATCCCGCCCGTGGTGAGCATCAGCGTGGCCGACAGCTCGCGGGGCGAGAGGGTGTACGGGGCTCCGGACCGGCGCAGCGTGGCGAGGACGTCGAACTCCCCGCGGGTGATCCCGTGCCGGTTGTAGGCCCGCTCCACGGCGTCGCCCATGCCCTTGGAGATCCGGTAGATCCGGCCGAAGACGGCCATGGGTGCGGTGTCCAGGTCCGGTCTTACGACGGCCCACTGGGCGGTGATCGCGTCGACGGCGTCCTTCTCGGCGTCCTTCTTGACCTCGGTCATGACCGAAGTATCCGGTTCCGCTCACTCGTTCGCAAGAAAGTAGCTTGCTAAAAAGTAGCTTAGTAGTAAGCTACTTACGAGCGACCTACTCGGGGGCCGCAGGGACGGGCCCCGAGCGGGTCGCCTCCAGAACCGCTCATCGTCAGCCCCCTCCCCACCCGCCCGAGGAGTGACCGTGAACCGTGTCACCACGATCGTCCTGACCGCGCTGGCCCCCATCTCCTGGGGCTCGACGTACTTCGTCGCCAGCGAGCTGCTGCCGCCCGACCGGCCCCTGTTCACCGGGGCCATGCGCGCCCTGCCGGCCGGCCTGCTGCTGGTGGCCCTCTCCCGGACCCTGCCCAAGGGCTCCTGGTGGTGGAAGTCCGCGGTCCTCGGCACCCTCAACATCGGCGCCTTCTTCCCGCTGCTCTTCCTCTCCGCCTACCGGCTGCCCGGCGGTGTCGCGGCCGTACTGGGCTCCGCCGGACCGCTGTTCGTCGTAGGGCTCGCCGCCCTGCTGCTGGGCGAGAGGGCCCGGCTGCGGAACGTGCTCGCCGCCGTGGTCGCCGCCTTCGGCGTGAGCATGGTGGTGCTGACCTCCCAGGCCGAGCTGGACCTCGTAGGCGTCATCGCCGGTGTGGTCTCCTCTGCCTCCATGGCCTCGGGCACCGTGATGACCAAGCGCTGGGGACGCCCCGAGGGCGTCGGCCCGCTGGCCGTCACCGGCTGGCAGCTCACCGCGGGCGGGCTGGTCATCATCCCGATCGCCGCCCTGATCGAAGGGGCGCCGCCCGCGCTCGACGGCAAGGCCTTCCTCGGCTACGGCTACATGATGCTGATCAACACCGGGGCCGCGTACTTCCTCTGGTTCCGCGGCATCGGCCAGCTCACCGCCACCTCCGTCACCCTGCTCGGCCCGCTGTCCCCGCTCACCGCGGCCGTCATCGGCTGGGCCGCGCTCGGCCAGGCGCTCTCGCCCGTACAGCTCCTGGGCATGGCCCTCGCCTTCGGCGCCACGGTCTTCGGCCAGCTCCCCGGACGCACGGCGACCGCCGCAAAGAAGGAACCGTTCAGCTCCCCTGAACAAACCAATCAAAATCTTTCGATGGACCTGGGTAAAGCGAAGGTGTGAGAGTAGGTCCACGACCCACACCAGACCCTCAGGGGGAGACCAGCAGTGACCGTCATGGACCGTGTCCGCACCACACGCACCGCTCCCGCCGCCGGCGCCCTCGCCGGCGGCGGCGCCGTTGCCGCAAGCAGGGCGAAGAAGGGAGCCGCCGGGCTCGGCGTACTGCTCGCGCTGGTCGCGACGGTCGTCTGGTCCGGCAGCTTCGTCGCCACCCGCGGCATGGCGGACACGGTCCCTCCCGTACAGGCCGTCTTCTGGCGCTGGATCATCGCCACCGTCGCGGTCGCCCCCTTCGCGGCCCGGCAGGCCTGGCAGCAGCGGTCGCTGCTCCGCAAGCACCTCGGCTACATCAGCCTCGCCACCCTCTTCGGCGTCACCCTCTACAACACCCTGGTCCACCAGGCCGGACTGACCACCTCCGCCTCCAACATGGGCATGATCATGGCGGCCTCGCCGGTCATCATGGCCCTCTACGCCCGCCTCGGCGGTGAACGGCTCGGCGTCCGGCGCTCCTTCGGAATGCTGCTCGCGGCCTTCGGCGTACTGCTGCTGGTCGGCGACGGCTCCCTCGGCTTCGACTTCGGCGCCGGCGACCTGTGGATGTTCGGCGCCGCCCTCTCCTTCGCCACCTACAGCGCCCTCCTGAAGCGCAAGCCCACCGAGATCGGCGGACTGGCCTTCCTCCTCGCCACCTTCGTCCTCGGCGCACTGATGCTGGCCCCCGCGTACGCCGTGTCCCTCACCGTCCAGGGCGGCTTCGAGCCCACCACCCACACCATCGGCCCCCTGCTCTACGTCGGCGTCTTCTCCTCCGCCGTCGCCTTCTTCGCCTGGAACAAGGCGATCTCCCTCATCGGGGCGGCCCGGGCGGGAGTCGTCTACTACCTCCAGCCGGTGTGCGTCGCCGGGCTCGGCCTGCTCCTGCTCGGCGAGCGCACCGGACCGGCTGAGCTCCTCTGCATGGCCCTGATCCTGGGCGGAGTAGGCCTGGGCAGCACGGCCCGCCGGTAGTTTCGCTTCCGTGACCGACTGGGACATCAAAAAACTGCGCATCCTGCGGACCCTGGCCGACCAGGGGACCGTGACCGCGACGGCCGAGGCGCTGCACCTGACGCCCTCGGCCGTTTCGCAGCAACTGACCAACCTCGCCCGGCAGCTGGGCGTGCCGCTGCTGGAAGCCCAGGGCCGCCGGGTCCGTCTCACCGACGCGGCCCACCTGGTCCTACGCCACACCGAGGCCGTGTTCGCCCAGCTGGAGCGCGCCGACGCCGAACTCACCGGGTACCTGGCCGGGGAGGCGGGGGAGGTACGGATCGGCGCCTTCTCCACGGCCGTGCCGGCCCTCGTCGTTCCGGCGGTGGCGGCCCTCCGGCTCAGCCACCCGGGGATCGACGTACGGGTCCGCGAGACCGAGGCGGCGGAGTCGTACGAGCTCCTCTCCGCCGGGGCCGTGGACCTCGCCCTCTCCCTGGCCGCGCACGCCCCGGGCGCGCGGGACGCCCGCTTCACCCGGGTCACCCTGCTGGAAGACCCCCTGGACGTGGCCCTGCCCCCCGGCCACGCCCTGACGGACGCACCGCAGGTCCGCCTGGCCGACCTGTCGGCGGAGCGGTGGATCTACGGGGGCAGCGGCCCCTGGTCGGAAATCACCCGGGCCGCCTGCGAAGCCGCGGGCTTCGTCCCGGAACAGGCGCACTCGGCGTCCGGCTGGACCGCGATCCTGGCGATGGTCGAGGCGGGAATGGGCGTCGCACTGGTCCCCCGCATGGTCTCCGCCCGGGCATCGCGGGTAGCGGTCCGCGCCCTGCCCCACGACCGCCCGACCCGCCACGTCATCGCCGCCCTCCGCCGCGGCACGGAAGCGACCCCAGCCGTCTCCCGAGTCCTGACAGCCCTCCAGACCACCGCAACAGCCCGCCCCTAACGCATCCCGGCCCGCGCTACGCGTTGCGGTGGCTGATTCGCGCTCTATCCGGCGCGCGCTGCCAGATGCTGGGCTGGTCGGTGTGACAGGGATCATTTCGGCCGCCATCGCCGTCATTGGAACACTGCTGGGTGCTGTCGTCGCACACCGCTACCAAGAGAAGATCGCATCCCGGTCTGCGTCCCGTGCTGACCGCGAGCGAAGTCACCAGCGTCTCCTCGATGCCTGCGCTGACTTCATTGCCTTGGCGGAGGACTATCGGCGGGCGCAGTACGGCCGGTGGACAAGCCTGCACGCAGCACCCGACTCCGAGGCGATGCTCACAGCCCGGGCCGAGTCGTACCAGCTCTATGCCGAGGTCCGGAGCAGCGTTCACCGGCTCCGCCTCGTCGCGCTTGGCCCGCAGGCGCAACAGCTTGCCGAGCAGGCCGCTGAGATACAGGTGAAGACACGAGAGATCTTCTTCGCTACCGATAAGCCCGACATGCTCGCCCGAGGTGAGGCTGCGGAGCATGCCTGCGAAGCCTTTGCGGTCCGCGCCAAAGAGGTGCTGACTGCAGGAGAGGCATGAACCTGCTCAGTGGTCAATCTTCACTGAGAACGGCCACGGTTCGTTGAGACAGGACAGCCGCCGCAGTGTCTCCTGCGGTGCGTGGACGCGTGCCTTCAGCTCCTGTCCCGTCTCTGGTGATCTGGTCTCTGTCTCAGTTGGTCGGGTCTGATTCGCTCGTTGTCTCAGAAGACCTGGTTCGCCAGGTTGTCAGAGGAGACCTGTCATCACTCCATCGACTCCAGAATGCGGTCGAGTGTCCGGCGCCCCATTCTGCTCATCGTCGGATTGCTCTCGACGTAGTACCAGACAAGACCCATCGCCTGTTCGAAGGCCCATGCCTTGCCGCGCTCCCACTCCAGATCGTTGCAGGCCAGTGTCCGCCGGAGCACTTCCCGTGGGCCCGGTTGCAACAGATGCCAGGCGCTGACCAGATCCAGCGCGGGGTCGGCCGGGCCGAAGCCGCCGGTGTCGAGTACGCCGCTGAGCCGGTCTCCCGTGACCAGTACGTTGCCGGGAATCAGGTCACCATGGCTCATCACGTCGGCAGCCGTGCGTGGCAGGTCCCGGAGGTGGCTCCACACTTGGCGCAGCCGGGGCAGGTCGAGCAGCCCCTTGCTCTCCTCGAAGCACTTCGCCATCCAGTCGTCGTGGTGAGCGAGAACGCCGCCACGGTTCTCGCCGCTGAAACGCCGCCCCCGCGTCTCGGCGTCCCGCAGGGCTGCGATGAAGGCCGCAAGGTCCTCGGCAAAAGCGTCCGACCCACTCGGGTCGGCATCAGAGGCGACCGTTCCCGGCAGCCATGTCTGGACCGACCACGGCATGGGGTAACTCGCTCCAGGCTTTCCCAAGGCGACGGGTTCCGGGGCGGGGAACCGAGACACCTGTGCCAGCTCCGCGCTCGCCTGGGCTTCCTGTTCCAGAACCGCCAGCGCCTCGGCAGCATCGGCCAGACGCAGTGGGAAACGCGCAGAGAAGTCGTTCCCGATGCGGAAGATCGCGTTGACCGTCCCGCTCGACGACAGGGGTTGGATCGCCTTGCCGCTCCACTGAGGGAACTGTTCTTGGATCAAGGTTGCAACGATTTCGGCGGTCACGTCCACTTGGTCATCGTGCATGGTCACCTCTCGCAAGCTCTTCCCCTAGTCCAACTCGAAACGCCGGAAGCAGACCAGATCAACTGAGACGACAGCCAGTATTCAGACGCCAGGGGCCAGATCAACTGAGATTTTCGACCACCCAGGTGTCTCAACCGTTCTGGTCGCCCCAGGTCACAGCCGCAACCTCGGACCAGATCACTTGAGACGGGACAGCTCCGCTTCGATCATCCGTCCGGGTCAGTCCAGTGGGAGGGACTGGTGGGCGGCGACGATCGCGTCGATCCGATGGGCCAGGTCGAAGTCGGCGGCGGTGAGACGGTGTCCTGCGTCGTGCGTGGTGACCGCTGCCCGCAGGTGGTCGATGCGGAGGTCCAGGTCCGCATGGTGCTGGATGCGCCGGGACCGGTCGGCGATGGTCACGATGGCTGCCACAGCGGCGTGATAGCGGATCTCGTAGGTCCGGGTGATCTCGTCACCCACCCGCTCCCACCCCGGCAGTTCCGCCAACTGCCCGTCGATCTCCTCGTCGGACAACACCTTCGGTACGCCCACGTCAGCTCCCCTTGCCAACCGGCGCCAGGACCTCGGCGAGGTCCCGGCCTACGGGGGCATCGTGCCACGGGCGCATGGCGCGGACTGCGCGTTCTGGTGCCCCCTTTGCCCGGCGCGGCATCCCCCATGGGCGGATAACGCGGACAACTCTGTGCCATCCGCCTCGGCCACGGCGTAGCTTTGCGGCATGGCTTCTGAGCACTTGGGTGACCGGCTGAGCCGTCTTCGTCGTTTCGCCGATCTGACGCAAGAAGGGTTGGCGGAGCGGTCCGGGGTGTCCGCGGACGTCGTGCGCAAGCTGGAACAGAAGCGCAAGCACAGTGCACGACTGCCCACGCTGCACGCCCTGTCGAAGGGGCTGGGCGTTGAGCTGACGAGCCTGCTGGGTGATCCGCCCGGCGTGCCGTCGAACGGCGAGGCCGATTCCCCGGCGCTCGTTGCCGTGCGGCGCGCGATCATGCCGCCACTGTTCGCTCCTCCAGCAGAGCCCAAAGGTGTTGAGCGCCTGTCGCTCACCCTTCTGCGCGCCGAGCTGGCGGATGGTTGGACGCTGTACCATGCGGCGGACTTTGGCCGCCTGATGGAGGTCTTGCCAGGAATCATCGCCGATGCCCGTCTCCTCGCTGCCGTGGGGAACGCGGACCAGCGGGCGGCAGGCCAGGCGGCTCTGGGCAAGGCACTGCAATTGGGCGGACACCTGGCCATTCGTCTGGGAAAGACCGACCTCGCCCTCTCGGCCCCTTGAGCGCGCCTACGCCGCCGCCGGGGACTCATCGGACCCCTTGCTGGCCCCGATGCTGTCGAACTCCGTGGCGTGGGCCTACCAGCGCCAGGCCCGCCTGGACGATGCACGGAACCTGGCCGTGCATGCCGCAGACGCGGTGGAGCGGGAGCACACCAGCACGCCAGAGGGTGGCCGGGTATGGGGCGGACTGCTGATGTCCGCAGCCACGTCCTACGCGCGGAGCGACGACTACGAGACTGCCAACGACATGATGGTGACCGCCGAGAAGGCAGCGGGCCGTCTGGCCACACTGCCTCCTCCTGCTGACAGCAAGCTGGTCTCGGTGTTCAGCCGGTCGTCCGTACGCATTGAACGAGTCCGCCTCGCCGTCCAACACGAGCGGCCGGAAGATGCCCTGACGCTGGCCAGAGGCATAAGGCTCAGCAAGGACACGCCGCCCTCATGGCGGACGTGGCTGCTCCTGGACCTGGCCCGCGCCCACACGGACATGGGGGACGCCGCTGGTGCCGTGAAGGCACTCGAGAGGCTGCGGAAGGTGGCCCCGGCCTGGATGCGGCATCACACCCTGGCTGTGGCAATCGTGACGGACTTGTGGGCGGGGCCGCATCACACCCCAGGCGTGAGGCAACTCGCGGAGTTCCTGGGGATCACCGACTAAGAACGCAAAAGTGGGGCGTTGCGTCCCTGTTGTCCCTCGCTGGCCGGCGAGAGCATCACACCCTCCGGCAGACAACATGAGGGATGCCCCGATGAGTGAGCAGTACGAATACGTCCCGCACCGCCTCCTCCGCCGCCGGGTCCGCGACATCGCTTCCGGCACCGAGGGTGAGCTGATGGCGGTGATCAACGAGAACGTCTCGGACACCGGCATCGAGCACTGGATGGAACTGGCCTACATCCGGGCCGCATCCGGCCGCGAATTCAACACCACCGCCGACAACGTCGAGCCGGCCTATGACCAGCCCCAGGTCGGCCGCAGACGCCGAGATCTGGGCAGCGCGTAGCGATCTGACGCGCCCGGGCCCAGGCCCTGGGCCAGAGATCGGGCAGGCCCGGATCCCCGCCCCCCGGACCCGCAGACGGGGAGGCGGGTGGGCAACCACCCCCCGAGCCCGGGGGCTCGAGGGGGAGATAGCGGGCCCGCACCGCGAGCCACCCCCGGCCCCCCCGCAGGGGGGCCCGGGGGCCAAGCCGTCAGGCCCCAGCTGCCGCCGCGTCGGCCGCCTGGGCCTTCAGGGCGCGCTCGACGCCCGCGCGGGACTCCGAGACCAGTCGGCGCAGGGCGGCGTTCGGCTCGGCCGAGGCCAGCCAGGCGTCCGTCGCGGCCAGGGTCTCCTGCGAGACCTG
The Streptomyces sp. NBC_00091 genome window above contains:
- a CDS encoding 4a-hydroxytetrahydrobiopterin dehydratase encodes the protein MGVPKVLSDEEIDGQLAELPGWERVGDEITRTYEIRYHAAVAAIVTIADRSRRIQHHADLDLRIDHLRAAVTTHDAGHRLTAADFDLAHRIDAIVAAHQSLPLD
- a CDS encoding DMT family transporter, which translates into the protein MTVMDRVRTTRTAPAAGALAGGGAVAASRAKKGAAGLGVLLALVATVVWSGSFVATRGMADTVPPVQAVFWRWIIATVAVAPFAARQAWQQRSLLRKHLGYISLATLFGVTLYNTLVHQAGLTTSASNMGMIMAASPVIMALYARLGGERLGVRRSFGMLLAAFGVLLLVGDGSLGFDFGAGDLWMFGAALSFATYSALLKRKPTEIGGLAFLLATFVLGALMLAPAYAVSLTVQGGFEPTTHTIGPLLYVGVFSSAVAFFAWNKAISLIGAARAGVVYYLQPVCVAGLGLLLLGERTGPAELLCMALILGGVGLGSTARR
- a CDS encoding LysR family transcriptional regulator, producing MTDWDIKKLRILRTLADQGTVTATAEALHLTPSAVSQQLTNLARQLGVPLLEAQGRRVRLTDAAHLVLRHTEAVFAQLERADAELTGYLAGEAGEVRIGAFSTAVPALVVPAVAALRLSHPGIDVRVRETEAAESYELLSAGAVDLALSLAAHAPGARDARFTRVTLLEDPLDVALPPGHALTDAPQVRLADLSAERWIYGGSGPWSEITRAACEAAGFVPEQAHSASGWTAILAMVEAGMGVALVPRMVSARASRVAVRALPHDRPTRHVIAALRRGTEATPAVSRVLTALQTTATARP
- a CDS encoding aminoglycoside phosphotransferase family protein, giving the protein MHDDQVDVTAEIVATLIQEQFPQWSGKAIQPLSSSGTVNAIFRIGNDFSARFPLRLADAAEALAVLEQEAQASAELAQVSRFPAPEPVALGKPGASYPMPWSVQTWLPGTVASDADPSGSDAFAEDLAAFIAALRDAETRGRRFSGENRGGVLAHHDDWMAKCFEESKGLLDLPRLRQVWSHLRDLPRTAADVMSHGDLIPGNVLVTGDRLSGVLDTGGFGPADPALDLVSAWHLLQPGPREVLRRTLACNDLEWERGKAWAFEQAMGLVWYYVESNPTMSRMGRRTLDRILESME